A window of Streptomyces sp. NBC_01241 genomic DNA:
GCGGCGAGTTTCGGCTTCACGACCGTACAGGAGGGGGCAGCGAGCTTGGAGGTCCTGGGCCTCCTGCGGCAGGTCGCGGACGCCCACCCCGCCGGCCTGCCCACCGATGTGGCCGTCTACGTAAAGGCTGACCAGGCCATGAAATCCCCTGACAAGGTCCGGGCGAGCCGGGAGTACACCAAGGGCCTGCGCGCGGCCGGGGTGAAGTTGGTCCTGGATGGCTCGCCGCAGGGGCGCACCGCCTGGCTCACCGAGCCCTACCTCACGCCGCCCAACGGTCAGGACGAGGACTACCGCGGCTATGCGACCCTGCCGGACAAGGACGTCCTGGCCCAGGTCCGGGCGGGTTTCGCCAACAACTGGCACATCATCGCGCACGTGAACGGCGACGCCGCCATCGACCAACTCCTCCAGTGCGTGCGCGCGGCCACCAAGGAAGCTGGGCAGGACCGGCGTACGACGGCCATCCACTGCCAGACCGCCCGCGAGGACCAGATCGAGGCGTTTCGGGAACTCGGCATCATCCCGTCGTTCTTCTCCATGCACACCTACTACTGGGGCGACTGGTACCGCAAGACCGTGCTCGGCCCCGAACGGGCTGTCAACATCTCGCCGGCCCGGTGGGCGGTGGACCGCGGGATGGCGTACACCTCACACCACGACGCCCCCGTCGCCCTGCCCAACTCGATCGCCATCCTGTCCAGCCAGGTCACCCGTGTCACCCGGACATCAGGAAGCGTCCTGGGCCCGGACCAGTGCGTGTCGGTCCTGGATGCGGTGAAGTCCATCACCATCAACGCCGCCCGCCAGTACTTCGAAGAGGACACCAAGGGCAGCATCGAGGTTGGCAAGCTCGCCGACTTTGTGATCCTCAGCCACAACCCGCTGACGATTCCCGAGCGAAAGATCAAGGACATCACCGTCGTGGAGACCATCAAGGAGGGCAGGACCGTCTACCCGCCCTCTCCCGCAC
This region includes:
- a CDS encoding amidohydrolase, which produces MRSGDADIIFSGGSIVTVTDERSAAPEAVAVKDGRVVFVGNLSQAQAEWRGPDTRLYDLLPDQALLPGFIDAHGHVVGTGLQATIANLLAAPDGNVTNIASLQGKLCEFAESAVGKRSDWIVGFGYDDSMLTEGKHPTRQDLDVVSTEKPVLAIHQSFHLGAVNSLGLERLQYTAMTPDPEGGVIRRRLERGTESGPVYGEPNGVLEETAFNPAADLAVAGMDPVDSGQFLPVGLLSAASFGFTTVQEGAASLEVLGLLRQVADAHPAGLPTDVAVYVKADQAMKSPDKVRASREYTKGLRAAGVKLVLDGSPQGRTAWLTEPYLTPPNGQDEDYRGYATLPDKDVLAQVRAGFANNWHIIAHVNGDAAIDQLLQCVRAATKEAGQDRRTTAIHCQTAREDQIEAFRELGIIPSFFSMHTYYWGDWYRKTVLGPERAVNISPARWAVDRGMAYTSHHDAPVALPNSIAILSSQVTRVTRTSGSVLGPDQCVSVLDAVKSITINAARQYFEEDTKGSIEVGKLADFVILSHNPLTIPERKIKDITVVETIKEGRTVYPPSPARPEPAPVLHKAMSAAFANHC